In a single window of the Lagenorhynchus albirostris chromosome 19, mLagAlb1.1, whole genome shotgun sequence genome:
- the SLC12A4 gene encoding solute carrier family 12 member 4: MPHFTVVPVDGPRRGDYDNLEGISWVDYGERADREDSEGHGNHKESSPFLCPMEASRGSDYHDRNLALFEEELDIRPKVSSLLGKLVSYTNLTQGAKEHEEAESGEGARRRVAKAPSMGTLMGVYLPCLQNIFGVILFLRLTWMVGTAGVLQALLIVLICCCCTLLTAISMSAIATNGVVPAGGSYFMISRSLGPEFGGAVGLCFYLGTTFAAAMYILGAIEILLTYIAPPAAIFYPTGTHDMSSATLNNMRVYGTIFLTFMTLVVFVGVKYVNKFASLFLACVIISILSIYAGGIKSIFDPPVFPVCMLGNRTLSRDQFDVCAKTAVVDNETVATRLWSLFCHSPNLTADSCDPYFLLNNVTEIPGIPGAAAGVLQENLWSTYLEKGEVVEKHGLPSTDALGLKESLPLYVVADIATSFTVLVGIFFPSVTGIMAGSNRSGDLRDAQKSIPVGTILAIVTTSLVYFSSVVLFGACIEGVVLRDKYGDGVSRNLVVGTLAWPSPWVIVIGSFFSTCGAGLQSLTGAPRLLQAIAKDNIIPFLRVFGHGKANGEPTWALLLTALIAELGILIASLDMVAPILSMFFLMCYLFVNLACAVQTLLRTPNWRPRFKYYHWALSFLGMSLCLALMFVSSWYYALVAMLIAGMIYKYIEYQGAEKEWGDGIRGLSLSAARYALLRLEEGPPHTKNWRPQLLVLLKLDEDLHVKYPRLLTFASQLKAGKGLTIVGSVIQGSFLESYGEAQAAEQTIKNMMEIEKVKGFCQVVVASKVREGLAHLIQSCGLGGMRHNSVVLGWPYGWRQSEDPRAWKTFIDTVRCTTAAHLALLVPKNIAFYPSNHERYLEGHIDVWWIVHDGGMLMLLPFLLRQHKVWRKCRMRIFTVAQMDDNSIQMKKDLAVFLYHLRLEAEVEVVEMHNSDISAYTYERTLMMEQRSQMLRQMRLTKTEREREAQLVKDRHSALRLESLYSDEEEESAAGTDKIQMTWTRDKYMAAEPWDPSHAPDNFRELVHIKPDQSNVRRMHTAVKLNEVIVTRSHDARLVLLNMPGPPKNSEGDENYMEFLEVLTEGLERVLLVRGGGREVITIYS, translated from the exons GACATGGCAACCACAAGGAGAGCAGCCCTTTTCTTTGTCCCATGGAAGCTTCCAGAGGAAGTGACTACCATGACAGGAACCTGGCACTGTTTGAG gaagaGCTGGACATCCGCCCGAAGGTATCATCTCTTCTGGGCAAGCTCGTCAGCTACACCAACCTCACACAGGGCGCCAAGGAGCATGAGGAGGCTGAGAGTGGAGAGGGTGCCCGCCGGAGAGTAGCCAAG GCACCCAGCATGGGCACCCTCATGGGGGTGTACCTGCCCTGCCTGCAGAATATCTTCGGGGTTATCCTCTTCCTGCGGCTGACCTGGATGGTGGGCACGGCCGGTGTGCTGCAGGCCCTCCTCATTGTGCTCATTTGCTGCTGTTGT ACCTTGCTGACGGCCATCTCCATGAGCGCCATTGCCACCAATGGCGTGGTTCCAG CTGGGGGCTCCTATTTCATGATCTCCCGCTCGCTGGGACCAGAATTTGGAGGGGCTGTTGGCCTGTGCTTCTACCTGGGAACAACATTTGCAGCGGCTATGTACATCCTGGGGGCCATTGAGATCCTGCTG ACCTACATTGCCCCACCAGCCGCCATTTTTTACCCAACAGGCACTCATGACATGTCGAGTGCCACCTTGAACAATATGCGGGTGTATGGGACCATTTTTCTGACCTTCATGACCCTGGTGGTGTTTGTTGGTGTCAAGTATGTGAACAAATTTGCCTCACTCTTCCTGGCCTGTGTGATCATCTCCATCCTCTCCATCTATGCTGGGGGCATCAAGTCTATTTTTGACCCTCCCGTGTTTCC AGTATGTATGCTGGGCAATAGGACCCTGTCCCGGGACCAGTTTGATGTCTGTGCCAAGACAGCCGTGGTGGACAATGAGACCGTGGCCACTCGGCTCTGGAGCCTCTTCTGCCACAGCCCCAACCTCACCGCAGACTCCTGCGACCCCTACTTTCTGCTCAACAATGTGACTGAGATCCCTGGCATCCCTGGTGCAGCTGCTGGCGTGCTCCAGG AAAACCTGTGGAGCACCTACCTGGAGAAGGGTGAGGTCGTGGAGAAGCACGGGCTGCCCTCCACAGACGCCCTTGGCCTGAAGGAGAGCCTGCCCCTGTACGTGGTGGCCGACATCGCCACATCCTTCACTGTGCTAGTCGGCATCTTCTTCCCCTCCGTAACAG GCATTATGGCTGGCTCAAACCGCTCCGGGGACCTCCGAGATGCGCAGAAGTCCATCCCAGTGGGGACCATTCTGGCCATTGTTACGACCTCCCTTGTGT ACTTCAGCAGCGTGGTTCTCTTTGGCGCCTGCATCGAGGGTGTGGTCCTCCGGGACAA GTACGGCGATGGCGTCAGCAGGAACCTGGTGGTGGGCACGTTAGCCTGGCCTTCGCCCTGGGTCATCGTCATCGGCTCCTTCTTCTCAACCTGCGGCGCCGGCCTACAGAGCCTCACTGGGGCACCACGCCTGTTGCAGGCCATCGCCAAGGACAACATCATCCCCTTCCTCCGG GTTTTTGGCCATGGCAAGGCAAATGGCGAACCAACATGGGCACTCCTCCTGACAGCACTCATCGCTGAGCTGGGCATCCTCATCGCCTCCCTTGACATGGTGGCCCCCATTCTATCCAT GTTCTTTCTGATGTGTTACCTGTTTGTGAACCTGGCCTGTGCTGTGCAGACGCTCCTAAGGACTCCCAACTGGCGGCCTCGGTTCAAGTACTATCACTG GGCGCTGTCCTTCCTGGGCATGAGCCTCTGCCTGGCTCTTATGTTTGTCTCGTCCTGGTACTATGCCCTGGTTGCCATGCTCATTGCCGGCATGATCTACAAGTACATTGAGTACCAAGG GGCTGAGAAGGAGTGGGGCGACGGGATCCGAGGCCTGTCCCTGAGTGCTGCCCGCTATGCACTGCTGCGGCTAGAGGAGGGACCTCCTCACACCAAGAACTGGCG ACCTCAGCTGCTGGTGCTGCTGAAGCTAGATGAGGACCTTCATGTGAAGTACCCACGGCTCCTCACTTTCGCCTCCCAGCTTAAGGCCGGCAAGGGCCTGACCATTGTTGGTTCTGTCATCCAGGGCAGCTTCTTGGAGAGCTATGGCGAGGCCCAGGCCGCTGAGCAG ACAATCAAGAACATGATGGAGATTGAGAAGGTGAAGGGCTTCTGCCAGGTGGTGGTGGCCAGCAAGGTGCGTGAGGGGCTGGCCCACCTCATCCAGTCTTGCGGCCTGGGTGGCATGAGGCATAACTCCGTGGTGCTGGGCTGGCCCTACGGCTGGCGACAGAGTGAGGACCCACGTGCCTGGAAGACCTTTATTG ACACCGTGCGCTGCACCACGGCCGCCCACCTGGCCCTGCTCGTGCCCAAGAACATCGCCTTCTACCCCAGCAACCACGAGCGCTACCTGGAGGGCCACATCGATGTGTGGTGGATTGTCCACGACGGCGGCATGCTCATGCTCTTGCCCTTCCTGTTACGCCAGCACAAG GTCTGGAGGAAGTGCCGGATGCGCATCTTCACGGTGGCCCAGATGGATGACAACAGCATCCAGATGAAGAAGGATCTGGCTGTCTTCCTGTACCACCTGCGCCTCGAGGCAGAGGTGGAAGTGGTGGAGATG CATAACAGCGACATCTCTGCATATACCTACGAGCGGACACTGATGATGGAGCAGCGCTCCCAGATGCTGCGGCAGATGAGGCTGACCAAGACTGAGCGGGAGCGAGAG GCCCAGCTGGTCAAGGACCGGCACTCAGCCCTGCGGCTGGAGAGCCTGTACTCAGACGAGGAGGAAGAGTCTGCAGCTGGGACTGACAAGATCCAGATGACATGGACACGGGACAAATATATGGCAGCAGAGCCCTGGGACCCCAGCCATGCCCCCGACAACTTCCGGGAGTTGGTACATATTAAGCC GGACCAATCCAATGTGCGGCGCATGCACACGGCTGTGAAGCTCAATGAAGTCATTGTCACACGCTCCCATGACGCCCGCCTGGTCCTACTGAACATGCCTGGCCCACCCAAGAACAGCGAGGGCGATGAGAACT ACATGGAGTTCCTGGAGGTGCTGACTGAGGGCCTCGAACGGGTGCTGTTGGTCCGTGGTGGTGGCCGTGAAGTCATCACCATCTACTCCTGA
- the LCAT gene encoding phosphatidylcholine-sterol acyltransferase isoform X1, with translation MGPPGSPRQWVLLLLGLLLPPAAPFWLFNVLFPPHTTPKAELSNHTRPVILVPGCLGNQLEAKLDKPNVVNWMCYRKTDDFFTIWLDLNMFLPVGVDCWIDNTRVVYNRSSGRVSNAPGVQIRVPGFGKTYSVEYLDNSKLAGYMHTLVQNLVNNGYVRDETVRAAPYDWRLEPSQQEEYYLKLAGLVEEMHATYRRPVFLIGHSLGCLHLLYFLLRQPQAWKDRFIDGFISLGAPWGGSIKPMIILASGDNQGIPIMSSIKLKEEQRMTTASPWMFPSSQAWPEDHVFISTPTFNYTSRDLQRFFTDLHFEEGWYMWLQSRDLLAGLPAPGVEVYCLYGVGLPTPSTYIFDHGFPYTDPVGVLYEDGDDTVATRSTELCAQWQGLQQQPVHLLPLPGVQHLNMVFSNQTLEHINAILLGTYRNSTAVPPTASPRPMPPE, from the exons ATGGGGCCGCCCGGCTCCCCGCGGCAGTGggtcctgctgctgctggggctGCTGCTTCCCCCCGCCGCCCCCTTCTGGCTCTTCAATGTGCTCTTCCCCCCGCACACCACGCCCAAGGCTGAGCTCAGTAACCACACACGGCCCGTCATCCTCG TGCCTGGCTGCCTGGGGAATCAGCTGGAAGCCAAGCtggataaaccaaatgtggtGAACTGGATGTGCTACCGCAAGACAGACGACTTTTTCACCATCTGGCTGGATCTCAATATGTTCCTACCCGTTGGGGTAGACTGCTGGATCGATAACACCAG GGTTGTCTACAACCGCAGCTCTGGGCGAGTATCCAATGCCCCCGGTGTACAGATCCGTGTTCCCGGCTTTGGCAAGACCTACTCTGTTGAGTATCTGGACAACAGCAAGTTGGCAG GTTACATGCACACACTGGTTCAGAACCTGGTCAACAATGGGTATGTGCGGGATGAGACGGTGCGGGCCGCCCCCTACGACTGGCGGCTGGAGCCCA GCCAGCAGGAGGAGTACTACCTGAAGCTTGCTGGGCTAGTGGAGGAAATGCACGCTACCTACAGAAGGCCTGTCTTCCTCATTGGGCACAGCCTTGGCTGCCTGCACTTGCTCTATTTCTTACTGCGCCAGCCCCAGGCCTGGAAGGACCGCTTCATCGATGGTTTCATCTCTCTTGGGGCTCCCTGGGGTGGCTCCATCAAGCCCATGATAATCTTGGCCTCAG GTGACAACCAGGGCATCCCAATCATGTCCAGCATCAAGCTGAAAGAGGAGCAGCGCATGACAACAGCGTCCCCCTGGATGTTTCCCTCCAGCCAGGCATGGCCCGAGGACCACGTGTTCATTTCCACCCCCACCTTCAACTACACAAGCCGTGACTTGCAGCGCTTCTTTACAGACCTGCACTTTGAGGAAGGCTGGTACATGTGGTTACAGTCACGTGACCTGCTGGCAGGGCTCCCAGCACCTGGAGTGGAAGTATACTGTCTGTATGGCGTGGGCCTGCCCACACCCAGCACCTACATCTTTGACCATGGCTTCCCCTACACGGACCCTGTGGGTGTGCTCTATGAGGACGGGGATGACACTGTGGCCACGCGCAGCACCGAGCTCTGTGCCCAGTGGCAGGGCCTCCAACAGCAGCCTGTGCAcctgctgcctctgcctgggGTACAGCACCTCAATATGGTCTTCAGCAACCAGACACTGGAGCACATCAATGCCATCCTGCTGGGTACCTACCGAAATAGCACCGCCGTACCCCCAACTGCCAGCCCAAGGCCCATGCCCCCTGAATAA
- the LCAT gene encoding phosphatidylcholine-sterol acyltransferase isoform X2, whose amino-acid sequence MCYRKTDDFFTIWLDLNMFLPVGVDCWIDNTRVVYNRSSGRVSNAPGVQIRVPGFGKTYSVEYLDNSKLAGYMHTLVQNLVNNGYVRDETVRAAPYDWRLEPSQQEEYYLKLAGLVEEMHATYRRPVFLIGHSLGCLHLLYFLLRQPQAWKDRFIDGFISLGAPWGGSIKPMIILASGDNQGIPIMSSIKLKEEQRMTTASPWMFPSSQAWPEDHVFISTPTFNYTSRDLQRFFTDLHFEEGWYMWLQSRDLLAGLPAPGVEVYCLYGVGLPTPSTYIFDHGFPYTDPVGVLYEDGDDTVATRSTELCAQWQGLQQQPVHLLPLPGVQHLNMVFSNQTLEHINAILLGTYRNSTAVPPTASPRPMPPE is encoded by the exons ATGTGCTACCGCAAGACAGACGACTTTTTCACCATCTGGCTGGATCTCAATATGTTCCTACCCGTTGGGGTAGACTGCTGGATCGATAACACCAG GGTTGTCTACAACCGCAGCTCTGGGCGAGTATCCAATGCCCCCGGTGTACAGATCCGTGTTCCCGGCTTTGGCAAGACCTACTCTGTTGAGTATCTGGACAACAGCAAGTTGGCAG GTTACATGCACACACTGGTTCAGAACCTGGTCAACAATGGGTATGTGCGGGATGAGACGGTGCGGGCCGCCCCCTACGACTGGCGGCTGGAGCCCA GCCAGCAGGAGGAGTACTACCTGAAGCTTGCTGGGCTAGTGGAGGAAATGCACGCTACCTACAGAAGGCCTGTCTTCCTCATTGGGCACAGCCTTGGCTGCCTGCACTTGCTCTATTTCTTACTGCGCCAGCCCCAGGCCTGGAAGGACCGCTTCATCGATGGTTTCATCTCTCTTGGGGCTCCCTGGGGTGGCTCCATCAAGCCCATGATAATCTTGGCCTCAG GTGACAACCAGGGCATCCCAATCATGTCCAGCATCAAGCTGAAAGAGGAGCAGCGCATGACAACAGCGTCCCCCTGGATGTTTCCCTCCAGCCAGGCATGGCCCGAGGACCACGTGTTCATTTCCACCCCCACCTTCAACTACACAAGCCGTGACTTGCAGCGCTTCTTTACAGACCTGCACTTTGAGGAAGGCTGGTACATGTGGTTACAGTCACGTGACCTGCTGGCAGGGCTCCCAGCACCTGGAGTGGAAGTATACTGTCTGTATGGCGTGGGCCTGCCCACACCCAGCACCTACATCTTTGACCATGGCTTCCCCTACACGGACCCTGTGGGTGTGCTCTATGAGGACGGGGATGACACTGTGGCCACGCGCAGCACCGAGCTCTGTGCCCAGTGGCAGGGCCTCCAACAGCAGCCTGTGCAcctgctgcctctgcctgggGTACAGCACCTCAATATGGTCTTCAGCAACCAGACACTGGAGCACATCAATGCCATCCTGCTGGGTACCTACCGAAATAGCACCGCCGTACCCCCAACTGCCAGCCCAAGGCCCATGCCCCCTGAATAA